A genomic stretch from Bradyrhizobium quebecense includes:
- a CDS encoding carboxyl transferase domain-containing protein, with protein MSFKKLLIANRGEIAIRIARAAAESGIATVAIYPADDAASLHVRSADASHEIPGRGARAYLDIEAVIAAAKAAGCDALHPGYGFLSENTQLARRCAEEKITFVGPSPEALDLFGDKAKAKALAKKCGVPIIAGTSGATTLDEAKAFFTSLGANAAVMVKAIAGGGGRGMRVVEDAAKLEEAYARCQSEAKAAFGNDTVYVERLIRKARHIEVQIIGDRHGAISHLWERECTIQRRNQKLIEVAPSPSLSEALRARIIEAAKQLAAAARYDNLGTFEFLVDDEAGEGEGAFAFIEANPRLQVEHTVTEVVLGIDLVRAQLAVAAGAALTSLGLAQSAVPLPRGYAMQLRVNMEVMDEKGVTKPTGGTLAVFDLPSGPGVRVDTFGYSGYRTSAAFDSLLAKVIVHSPSPKWTDVVHKASRTLREFRIGGVATNIPFLGAILAHQSFARNKISTNFIDTHVAALVGAASDLATPLIEVSEAAATRSVATEAAPEGSLPVPAPLQGTIVAIEVTEGDLVRPGQQIAVLESMKMEHLVAAPHGGRVTKIAGGPGVTLMHGEPILFLEPAEVDGHHAAEEAAIDLDHIRPDLGELIARKAITLDENRPASVERRRKTNQRTARENIAQLVDEGSFVEYGSLAIAAQRRRRKVEDLIKNTPADGLIAGVATVNARDFGADGARCMVISYDYTVLAGTQGHMNHKKIDRMLGLAEQWRMPLVFYAEGGGGRPGDTDRLGMTGLDGPSFVQFAKLSGLVPVIGVVSGYCFAGNAAMLGVCDVIIATKNASIGMGGPAMIEGGGLGVYHPAEVGPVSFQSPNGVIDILVEDEAEATTVAQKYLSYFQGAVQDWIAPDQRLLRRAIPENRLRVYDIRNVIDLIADEGSVLEIRRDFGVGMITAFIRIEGKPFGLIANNPKHLGGAIDAAAGDKAARFMQLCDAFDISIVSLCDTPGFMVGPEAEKTAIVRHVARMFVTGASITVPLFGVVLRKGYGLGAQSMIGGGFHASFFTVAWPTGEFGGMGLEGYVRLGFRKEMEAIADPLEREKYFQTKVAELYANGKAVSIASVLEIDEVIDPADTRHWIMAGLRSVPKVEPRTHRKRPCIDAW; from the coding sequence ATGTCGTTCAAGAAACTGCTGATTGCCAACCGCGGTGAGATCGCGATCCGCATTGCCCGTGCCGCGGCCGAGAGCGGCATCGCGACGGTCGCGATCTATCCCGCCGACGATGCCGCCTCGCTGCATGTCCGATCCGCCGACGCGAGCCACGAGATCCCCGGGCGCGGCGCGCGGGCGTATCTCGATATCGAGGCAGTGATAGCGGCAGCCAAGGCTGCAGGTTGCGACGCGCTGCATCCGGGCTATGGCTTCCTCAGCGAGAACACGCAGCTGGCGCGGCGCTGCGCCGAGGAGAAGATCACCTTCGTCGGCCCGTCGCCGGAGGCGCTCGATCTGTTCGGCGACAAGGCCAAGGCAAAGGCATTGGCGAAAAAATGCGGCGTGCCGATCATCGCCGGCACGTCAGGCGCAACGACGTTGGACGAGGCAAAAGCCTTCTTCACCTCGCTCGGCGCCAATGCTGCCGTGATGGTCAAGGCGATCGCCGGCGGCGGCGGGCGCGGCATGCGCGTGGTCGAGGACGCGGCCAAACTTGAGGAGGCCTACGCGCGCTGCCAGTCGGAGGCCAAGGCGGCGTTCGGCAACGATACGGTCTATGTCGAGAGGTTGATCCGCAAGGCCCGCCACATCGAGGTGCAGATCATCGGCGATCGTCATGGTGCGATCAGCCATCTCTGGGAACGCGAATGCACCATCCAGCGCCGTAACCAGAAACTCATCGAGGTGGCGCCGAGCCCGTCGCTGAGCGAGGCCCTGCGCGCACGCATCATCGAAGCCGCAAAGCAGCTCGCCGCCGCCGCCCGCTACGACAATCTCGGCACCTTCGAATTCCTTGTCGATGACGAGGCCGGTGAGGGCGAGGGCGCCTTCGCCTTCATCGAGGCCAATCCGCGGCTCCAGGTCGAGCATACCGTCACCGAGGTGGTGCTCGGCATCGACCTGGTCCGCGCGCAGCTTGCGGTCGCCGCCGGCGCCGCGCTGACTTCGCTCGGGCTCGCACAATCAGCGGTGCCGCTGCCGCGCGGCTATGCCATGCAGCTGCGCGTCAACATGGAGGTGATGGACGAGAAGGGCGTGACGAAGCCGACCGGCGGCACGCTGGCCGTCTTCGACCTGCCGTCAGGACCCGGCGTCCGGGTCGATACGTTCGGCTATTCCGGCTACCGGACCAGCGCCGCGTTCGACTCGCTGCTGGCAAAGGTCATCGTGCATTCGCCGAGCCCGAAATGGACCGACGTGGTGCACAAGGCGTCGCGCACCTTGCGCGAATTCCGCATCGGCGGCGTCGCCACCAACATCCCGTTCCTCGGCGCGATCCTGGCGCACCAGAGCTTTGCCCGGAACAAGATCAGCACCAATTTCATCGATACGCATGTGGCGGCGCTGGTCGGCGCGGCCAGCGATCTCGCCACACCTTTGATCGAGGTGAGCGAGGCGGCGGCGACCAGGTCCGTCGCCACCGAGGCGGCGCCGGAGGGATCGCTCCCGGTGCCCGCGCCGTTGCAGGGCACGATCGTGGCGATCGAGGTCACGGAGGGCGATCTGGTCCGACCCGGCCAGCAGATCGCGGTGCTGGAATCGATGAAGATGGAGCATCTCGTTGCCGCGCCGCATGGCGGCCGGGTGACGAAGATCGCCGGTGGCCCCGGCGTCACCCTGATGCATGGCGAGCCGATCCTGTTCCTGGAGCCTGCCGAGGTCGACGGCCATCATGCGGCGGAAGAGGCTGCGATCGATCTCGATCACATCCGCCCTGATCTCGGCGAACTGATCGCGCGCAAGGCGATCACGCTGGACGAGAACCGCCCCGCCTCGGTGGAGCGCCGCCGCAAGACCAACCAGCGCACCGCGCGCGAGAACATCGCGCAGCTGGTCGATGAGGGTTCGTTCGTCGAATACGGCTCGCTCGCGATCGCGGCACAACGCCGCCGCCGCAAGGTCGAGGACCTCATCAAGAACACCCCGGCCGACGGCCTGATCGCGGGCGTTGCCACCGTCAACGCCAGGGATTTCGGCGCCGACGGCGCGCGCTGCATGGTGATCTCCTACGACTACACCGTGCTCGCCGGCACCCAGGGCCATATGAACCACAAGAAGATCGACCGCATGCTCGGTCTCGCCGAGCAGTGGCGCATGCCGCTGGTGTTCTATGCCGAGGGCGGCGGAGGCCGGCCCGGCGATACCGACCGGCTCGGCATGACCGGCCTCGACGGCCCGTCCTTCGTGCAGTTCGCCAAGCTCTCCGGCCTCGTGCCCGTCATCGGCGTGGTCTCGGGCTATTGCTTCGCCGGCAATGCCGCGATGCTCGGCGTCTGCGACGTCATCATCGCCACCAAGAACGCCTCGATCGGCATGGGCGGTCCGGCGATGATCGAGGGCGGCGGCCTCGGCGTCTACCATCCGGCCGAGGTCGGCCCTGTCTCGTTCCAGTCCCCGAACGGCGTGATCGACATCCTGGTCGAGGACGAGGCAGAGGCGACGACGGTGGCGCAGAAATACCTGTCCTATTTCCAGGGCGCGGTGCAGGACTGGATCGCGCCGGACCAGCGGCTGCTGCGCCGCGCGATCCCGGAAAATCGCCTAAGGGTCTACGACATCCGCAACGTGATCGACCTGATCGCCGACGAAGGCTCGGTGCTGGAGATCCGGCGCGATTTCGGCGTCGGCATGATCACGGCCTTCATCCGCATCGAGGGCAAGCCGTTCGGCCTGATCGCCAACAATCCGAAACATCTCGGCGGCGCGATCGACGCTGCGGCCGGCGACAAGGCCGCGCGCTTCATGCAGCTGTGCGACGCCTTCGACATCTCGATCGTCTCACTGTGCGACACGCCGGGCTTCATGGTCGGTCCCGAGGCAGAGAAGACCGCGATCGTGCGCCATGTCGCGCGGATGTTCGTCACCGGCGCCAGCATCACGGTGCCGCTGTTCGGCGTCGTGCTGCGCAAGGGCTATGGTCTCGGCGCGCAATC